The following proteins are encoded in a genomic region of Limnochordia bacterium:
- a CDS encoding extracellular solute-binding protein has translation MRKRLVIGFVLVFCLAFSATVGAKTKISYWAGWLNSQMFEGEKQIIEDFMEENPDIEVEFSQPADFITRFTVSIVTDTMPDIAMVSYDDFPSWYESGAYWDLKSFFAADADVDEDEFVPWAIEFFTRDEGLWAMPLTAFARDLAVYYPNVFEEAGLFLPDYSEWDWDTFEEYAGKLTIYDNGEFKQEGARFWWHFMGLQSWFWSNDVQVFNEDFTDVTINNAKGIETVKFLQNLVEKGVVSSPGHYSTLDKCGMYIGGGAYDFPYWERQEKEFDNPVRLMWHPWNDEPKKVAMLGGSAVAICANSEHPEEAWRLVKYLARPDVQLKRAQTGYGGLSVVKEYQEAVISSHISIIKPTDIYWELLFSGQPMPTFPEYRRWSNVWNPLMDKLIKGEISPEEFCLTLTTRSRIMLGQ, from the coding sequence ATGAGAAAACGACTGGTTATTGGATTTGTACTAGTGTTTTGCCTCGCATTTTCAGCGACCGTCGGAGCAAAAACTAAGATATCCTATTGGGCCGGATGGTTAAATTCACAAATGTTCGAAGGGGAAAAACAGATCATCGAGGATTTCATGGAGGAAAACCCGGATATCGAAGTGGAATTTAGCCAGCCAGCTGATTTCATCACCCGATTTACTGTCTCTATCGTCACCGACACTATGCCGGATATTGCTATGGTTAGTTACGATGATTTTCCTTCTTGGTACGAGTCAGGGGCCTATTGGGACCTCAAATCGTTCTTTGCGGCTGATGCGGATGTGGATGAAGATGAGTTTGTTCCCTGGGCGATCGAGTTTTTCACTAGGGATGAAGGGCTTTGGGCCATGCCGCTGACGGCTTTTGCAAGGGACTTGGCCGTGTATTACCCCAACGTATTTGAAGAGGCAGGTCTTTTCCTTCCCGATTACTCCGAGTGGGACTGGGATACCTTTGAGGAGTATGCTGGCAAGCTCACTATTTACGATAATGGCGAGTTCAAACAGGAAGGTGCTCGTTTTTGGTGGCACTTTATGGGTCTGCAGAGCTGGTTCTGGTCAAATGACGTTCAGGTATTCAATGAAGACTTCACTGACGTAACAATTAACAACGCGAAGGGAATCGAGACTGTAAAATTCCTGCAAAACTTAGTGGAAAAAGGGGTTGTATCGAGTCCTGGACACTACTCAACCCTAGATAAATGTGGTATGTACATTGGCGGTGGGGCCTATGACTTCCCGTACTGGGAGAGACAGGAAAAGGAATTTGATAATCCGGTCCGACTGATGTGGCATCCATGGAATGACGAACCGAAGAAGGTCGCCATGCTTGGGGGTTCCGCTGTAGCGATATGCGCCAACAGCGAGCACCCAGAGGAGGCTTGGCGTTTAGTAAAGTACTTGGCCCGTCCTGATGTACAACTTAAGCGAGCACAGACTGGTTACGGTGGCTTGTCGGTGGTGAAAGAGTATCAGGAAGCTGTCATTAGCTCTCATATTTCGATCATCAAACCGACGGATATCTACTGGGAATTACTCTTCAGTGGACAACCAATGCCGACTTTCCCGGAGTATCGACGGTGGTCTAACGTATGGAATCCATTGATGGATAAACTGATTAAAGGAGAAATCTCTCCAGAGGAGTTCTGTTTGACCCTGACAACTAGAAGTCGCATTATGTTGGGGCAATAA
- a CDS encoding heparinase II/III family protein — MDHLYISSEWLVRCQRAAIDTPLGKGREHILQLADKLLEKEPGKSPGDIDKRQSASEAQILGLAYQLTKDETYALAADALISELISLEYWVQPAMLRRVPPWYSDLDTSEVACGVGIAYDWIRPILDDERRQTTEAALWSLGIEPMIRDWVDGALRVHCLDSMGHNWWAVCIGASAVALLACRGLKDRAYWLGQITIALDEFVTYKGNELWNKPGNFGEQGGFYESFTYCNYTLIYLLKFYEALACCSGQLPKVYELPELAKTGKFYLDTIYETTEGMCTPDFGDHHLHQTAEPMVLARLASLYRDEQLQWYFRRVRPYPQNPFELLWYDDTLEAKPPVYEDLAMYPDIGWALLRSCDRDMLVALRAGDVWNHAHSDCGALIVFDRGVQFVADSGTCRYSAPEYHSYYCQTYAHSTLLVNDQGGPKDDLLYGLRFRGQLLHPCTNKHYQKVTAELTGPLSRLVRRATRTLFLFDDILVVVDDVFAFEPSTYQLLWHTPATFSLTDDVVTLKNGTEKLYLSVFSPKPLDWSTEAGYGSDLQERPFLKASTQETDRNGHFITMISRAHPDMLQSKLMELPNGLGLSFTGVDRTWQVILNTTAGRRMHENSNVAWQIGEDTVETDGHLLVLSQDLFGVHQGSYVRRNQRVIFNNYAKTDCVLDLRGLSGIDALKWHVQP; from the coding sequence ATGGATCATTTATACATATCTAGCGAATGGTTAGTGCGCTGCCAAAGGGCAGCTATAGATACACCCCTAGGCAAGGGGCGGGAGCATATCCTCCAATTGGCGGATAAGTTATTGGAAAAAGAACCGGGAAAGTCCCCTGGAGACATTGACAAACGCCAAAGCGCCAGTGAGGCACAGATTTTGGGGTTGGCGTACCAGTTGACTAAGGATGAAACCTATGCTTTGGCTGCAGATGCATTAATCAGCGAACTAATCAGTCTTGAGTACTGGGTCCAGCCGGCTATGCTAAGGAGGGTGCCTCCTTGGTACAGTGACCTAGATACCTCGGAAGTAGCCTGCGGGGTAGGTATCGCCTACGATTGGATTCGTCCTATTCTGGACGATGAGCGGCGGCAGACTACGGAAGCGGCTTTGTGGTCTTTGGGCATTGAACCGATGATACGGGATTGGGTAGATGGAGCCTTGCGGGTGCATTGTCTAGATAGCATGGGACACAACTGGTGGGCCGTATGTATTGGTGCCTCTGCAGTGGCGTTGTTAGCATGTCGTGGTCTAAAGGACCGGGCCTACTGGTTAGGACAAATCACCATTGCCCTAGATGAATTTGTGACTTACAAGGGCAATGAATTGTGGAACAAGCCCGGTAATTTCGGGGAGCAGGGTGGTTTTTACGAAAGCTTCACCTACTGCAATTATACGTTAATATATCTACTTAAGTTCTATGAAGCTTTGGCCTGTTGTTCCGGTCAGCTACCGAAGGTTTACGAGCTTCCGGAGCTGGCCAAGACAGGTAAGTTTTATTTGGATACCATCTATGAGACCACCGAGGGCATGTGTACTCCGGACTTTGGTGATCATCATCTTCATCAGACCGCTGAACCAATGGTTCTCGCGCGACTAGCATCATTGTACCGAGACGAGCAATTACAGTGGTATTTTCGCCGGGTACGACCCTATCCCCAGAATCCCTTTGAGTTACTGTGGTACGATGACACCCTTGAGGCGAAGCCACCGGTCTATGAGGACTTGGCAATGTATCCGGATATTGGATGGGCGCTCTTGCGCTCATGTGATCGGGACATGCTTGTGGCACTGCGGGCAGGGGATGTATGGAATCATGCCCACTCGGATTGCGGGGCCTTAATCGTATTTGATCGGGGGGTGCAATTCGTAGCTGACTCCGGCACATGTAGATATAGTGCCCCTGAATACCACAGCTATTATTGTCAGACCTACGCCCATAGTACCCTACTAGTAAATGATCAAGGTGGCCCCAAAGACGATTTGCTGTATGGCTTACGCTTTAGAGGTCAACTCCTTCATCCTTGCACAAATAAGCATTACCAGAAGGTAACCGCGGAGTTGACTGGTCCTTTGTCTCGGTTAGTCCGGCGAGCCACCCGAACTCTATTCCTTTTTGATGATATCCTAGTTGTGGTCGATGACGTCTTCGCCTTTGAACCGTCAACCTATCAGTTGCTTTGGCATACTCCGGCAACCTTCTCGTTGACCGATGATGTAGTGACCTTGAAAAACGGAACTGAGAAGCTGTATCTTTCCGTCTTTAGCCCCAAACCTCTAGACTGGAGTACCGAGGCCGGCTATGGGTCTGATCTGCAAGAACGGCCGTTTCTGAAGGCGAGCACCCAGGAAACGGATCGGAACGGGCATTTTATCACGATGATTTCCCGGGCGCATCCGGACATGCTCCAATCTAAGCTGATGGAGTTACCCAATGGTCTGGGTTTATCTTTTACGGGAGTGGATCGGACTTGGCAGGTGATCCTAAACACCACCGCCGGCCGGCGCATGCACGAAAACAGCAATGTGGCCTGGCAGATCGGCGAAGACACCGTTGAGACCGATGGCCATTTGCTCGTTTTAAGCCAGGATCTATTTGGGGTACATCAAGGAAGCTATGTGCGGCGGAATCAGCGGGTTATCTTTAACAACTATGCGAAGACAGATTGTGTTTTGGACCTGAGGGGATTGTCCGGTATAGATGCTCTAAAGTGGCATGTTCAGCCCTGA
- a CDS encoding glycoside hydrolase family 97 protein codes for MLKLLVMLCIVLATLTLSPSVYALPIGLRSPDGRINVKVNLVGSSYGQGCAAYSIEFDEQEIVCESLLGLILKDDGLLLSNFVVVDSEKTYHNDNWEPVYGERSLVTDEYNQLEIVLKEDKTPSRLLKIEFRAYNAGVAFRYLLPEQKTLRNFTIASEFTQFNLPEGAMVYEEHGSEGDYSRVSPRDVKPNCESPLTIEYAHGKVACLLEANLYDYAMMRLSALRKDTDILRVVFADEVKGRTPFATPWRVFILGDKPGDLIENNYLVLNLNQKNQIKDTSWIKPGKIMREVTLSTQGAKTLVDFAKKHNIQYIAFDSGWYGPETDNKADATKVTLDPNRVGKGHQGLDLQEVISYANKHDIGVFVYVNRRALERQLDEILPIYARWGLKGIKFGFVQVGTQEMTKWLLDAVRKAADYQLLIDIHDAYRPTGFSRTYPNLLTQEGVQGNEHMPTATHNVTLPFVRFPAGAADYTICYYDKRLKTTHAHQMAATVVFYSPLQFLFWYDRPSDYRGEPEIEFFEHVPTTWDDTKVLCGEIGSFVSIARRKGSEWHVGTMTNENPRTVELTLDFLPPDEKYIAHVYSDGPRNGVKIERFVVDASTVMQAELAGSGGQAMRLCPATNEELGIYPQYNQEH; via the coding sequence ATGTTGAAATTACTAGTCATGCTTTGTATCGTATTGGCGACCCTAACCTTATCACCGAGTGTATATGCTCTACCAATTGGATTACGATCCCCCGACGGTAGAATCAATGTAAAGGTGAATCTGGTTGGTAGCTCCTATGGTCAAGGATGTGCTGCCTATAGTATTGAATTCGATGAACAGGAGATCGTATGTGAATCACTATTAGGTCTCATACTAAAAGACGACGGTCTCCTCTTAAGCAATTTCGTGGTGGTGGACTCCGAAAAGACCTACCACAATGATAATTGGGAACCAGTATACGGGGAACGTAGTCTGGTTACGGATGAATATAACCAACTGGAGATTGTGCTAAAAGAGGACAAGACGCCCTCCCGTTTACTGAAGATTGAATTCCGGGCCTATAATGCAGGAGTTGCCTTCAGATACCTGCTGCCCGAGCAGAAGACCCTTAGGAATTTCACCATTGCCAGTGAGTTCACCCAGTTTAACCTGCCGGAGGGTGCGATGGTCTACGAGGAACACGGCTCCGAAGGGGATTACAGTAGGGTCTCGCCTAGGGATGTGAAACCCAACTGTGAAAGCCCCCTAACGATTGAGTATGCCCATGGTAAAGTTGCTTGTTTGCTAGAGGCTAACCTCTATGACTATGCGATGATGCGTCTTAGTGCCCTGCGCAAGGATACTGACATCTTAAGAGTAGTCTTTGCTGATGAAGTCAAAGGACGGACACCCTTTGCCACTCCCTGGCGGGTCTTTATCCTCGGGGATAAACCGGGAGATCTGATCGAGAACAATTACCTGGTGCTGAACCTTAACCAGAAGAACCAGATTAAGGATACCTCATGGATCAAGCCGGGGAAGATTATGCGGGAAGTCACCCTTTCCACCCAGGGTGCTAAGACCCTAGTGGATTTCGCCAAAAAGCACAACATTCAGTACATTGCCTTTGACTCCGGTTGGTATGGACCCGAGACCGATAACAAGGCCGATGCTACCAAAGTCACCTTGGATCCTAACCGTGTAGGCAAGGGTCATCAAGGTCTCGATCTACAAGAAGTGATCAGTTATGCCAACAAGCACGATATTGGAGTGTTTGTTTATGTGAACCGCCGGGCCTTAGAACGACAGCTTGATGAAATACTACCTATATATGCTAGGTGGGGCCTGAAGGGAATCAAGTTTGGCTTTGTCCAAGTGGGCACACAGGAAATGACAAAATGGCTTCTAGATGCGGTGCGCAAGGCTGCTGATTACCAGCTGCTCATTGACATTCATGATGCCTATCGTCCCACAGGATTTAGTAGGACCTATCCTAACCTACTCACCCAAGAGGGTGTCCAGGGTAATGAACATATGCCTACCGCTACCCACAATGTTACTCTTCCCTTTGTGCGTTTCCCCGCAGGGGCGGCGGATTATACAATCTGCTATTACGACAAACGGTTAAAGACAACACATGCACATCAAATGGCAGCAACTGTAGTGTTCTATAGTCCATTGCAGTTTCTGTTTTGGTATGATCGGCCCAGCGATTACCGGGGTGAACCCGAGATAGAGTTCTTCGAGCACGTACCAACGACCTGGGATGACACCAAGGTACTGTGTGGGGAGATCGGGTCCTTTGTATCCATTGCCCGTCGAAAGGGATCCGAATGGCATGTAGGAACCATGACCAACGAAAATCCAAGGACAGTGGAGCTGACCCTGGACTTTCTACCACCGGATGAGAAGTATATAGCTCATGTGTACTCCGATGGTCCTCGTAATGGAGTCAAGATCGAAAGGTTCGTCGTTGACGCATCAACTGTGATGCAAGCAGAACTTGCCGGAAGCGGAGGTCAAGCCATGAGGCTTTGCCCGGCAACAAACGAAGAACTTGGGATTTATCCTCAATACAATCAAGAACATTGA
- a CDS encoding nucleotidyltransferase domain-containing protein: MGQFELPHDSITDIAEKHGLEFLAYFGSYGTEFYHEESDIDIAFVSKNLLKSDQYFELIRDLIIFHRKSEIDLVDLRRADPLLRYEVACHGRPFYEKENGLFDRYCLYYIKQSYELQNVVRERIRHIGNSIEEVLKDAQQRGYL; encoded by the coding sequence GTGGGACAATTTGAGCTACCGCATGATTCCATTACTGATATTGCAGAGAAACATGGCCTTGAGTTCCTGGCGTACTTTGGTAGCTATGGGACCGAATTCTATCATGAAGAAAGCGATATCGATATTGCTTTTGTATCGAAAAACTTGCTCAAATCCGATCAATACTTTGAGCTTATACGGGATTTGATCATCTTCCACCGTAAATCCGAAATTGATCTGGTGGATCTACGAAGGGCTGATCCGTTGCTCCGGTACGAGGTAGCCTGTCACGGTAGACCTTTTTACGAAAAGGAAAACGGTCTCTTTGACAGATACTGTCTTTACTACATAAAACAGAGTTACGAGCTTCAAAACGTTGTTAGAGAAAGGATAAGGCATATTGGGAATTCGATCGAGGAGGTGTTAAAGGATGCACAACAACGAGGCTATCTGTAG